A region of Thermococcus barossii DNA encodes the following proteins:
- the rplX gene encoding 50S ribosomal protein L24 encodes MKLKTRQPKKQRRFLYNAPLHLRSKIMAATLSPELRSKYGVRSLPIREGDKVRVMRGDFKGKEGKVVEVDLKRYRIHVEGVTQKKVDGTEVFYPVHPSNVMIIDLNLEDEKREKIINRRAG; translated from the coding sequence ATGAAGTTGAAGACGAGACAGCCCAAGAAGCAGAGGAGATTCCTCTACAACGCTCCCCTTCACCTTAGGAGCAAGATAATGGCCGCTACTCTGAGCCCGGAGCTCAGGAGCAAGTACGGCGTGAGGAGCCTTCCGATAAGGGAGGGCGACAAGGTTCGCGTTATGCGCGGCGACTTCAAGGGCAAGGAAGGTAAGGTCGTCGAGGTTGACCTCAAGAGGTACAGGATACACGTCGAGGGAGTCACCCAGAAGAAGGTCGACGGCACCGAGGTCTTCTACCCGGTTCATCCGTCGAACGTCATGATAATAGACCTCAACCTTGAGGACGAGAAGAGGGAGA